Genomic window (Ureibacillus composti):
TTTAAAAGCGGTACGTTCATTAGAAACTGGTCATATTCATATCGATCTTAAAAACGCAGAAGAAAACTCTGATAACTGGATTGAAAAACGTATCCGTAAAGCGGGAGACGAGCGTTTATTCTTCATCGGAGAAGCACTTCGTCGTGGTGTAACGGTAGAAAAAATCCATGAATGGTCACAAATTGATTTATGGTTCTTAAACAAACTACAAAATATCGTGAACATGGAAACAACACTTGCTGAAAACAAAAATGATACAGACGTATTATATAAAGCAAAACGCATGGGCTTTGCAGATCAAAAAATCGCAGAACTTTGGGAGACTAAACCTGAAGAAATTTACGCACTACGTAAAGAACAAGGCATCGTGCCAGTTTATAAAATGGTTGATACTTGTGCTGCAGAATTCGAATCTGAAACACCATACTTCTATAGTACGTATGAAGAAGAAAACGAATCAGTTGTTACTGACAAACCATCAGTTGTAGTACTAGGTTCTGGACCAATTCGAATCGGTCAAGGTGTTGAGTTCGACTATGCAACAGTTCACTCAGTATGGGCAATTCAAGAAGCAGGTTATGAAGCAATTATCATTAACTCAAACCCAGAGACAGTTTCAACAGACTTCTCAATTTCAGATAAATTATACTTTGAGCCATTAACAATTGAAGATGTAATGAACATCATCGATTTAGAAAAACCAGTTGGCGTAGTAGTTCAGTTTGGTGGCCAAACAGCAATCAACTTAGCGGATAAATTAGCAGCAAACGGTGTGAAAATTCTAGGAACAAGCTTAGAAGATATTGACCGTGCAGAAAACCGTGATAAATTCGAACGAGCTTTACATGAGATTGAGATTCCACAACCACAAGGAGATACAGCTGTATCAACAGATGAAGCATTAGAAATCGGACGTAAACTTGGGTTCCCAGTTCTAGTTCGCCCTTCATACGTACTTGGCGGTCGTGCAATGGAAATCGTTTATAACGAAGATGAGTTAAAACATTACATGGAAAATGCTGTAGAAGCATCTCCAGATCATCCAGTACTTGTTGACCGTTACTTAACTGGTCAAGAAATTGAAGTTGATGCAATTTGTGATGGTGAAAATGTATTAATCCCAGGTATTATGGAACATATTGAACGTGCAGGAGTACACTCTGGTGACTCGATTTCTGTATATCCACCACAAACATTAACTCAAACACAAATTGATACAATTGTCGACTATACAACAAGACTTGCAAAAGGGTTAAAGATCGTTGGATTAATGAATATCCAATATGTAATCTCTAATGGTGAAGTGTACGTAATTGAAGTAAACCCACGTTCTTCAAGAACAGTACCATTCTTAAGTAAAATTACAAACATCCCTATGGCAAACATTGCAACAAAAGCAATTTTAGGTCAATCTATTGTGGAACAAGGATATCCAACTGGTCTAGCACAAGAACAAAAAGGCGTATTCGTAAAAGTTCCAGTATTCAGCTTTGCAAAACTACGTCGTGTAGACATTACATTAGGACCTGAAATGAAATCAACTGGTGAAGTAATGGGTAAAGATGCAACACTTGAAAAAGCTTTATACAAAGGCTTAGTTGCTGCAGGAATGGAAATCAAAACACACGGTACAGTATTATTTACAGTATCAGATAAAGATAAAGAAGAAGCAATTAGCTTAGCGAAACGCTTCTCAACTGTCGGCTACCGAATTATGGCAACAGAAGGTACAGCAAAAGCCTTTGAACAAGCAGGTATTCGTACAGATGTAGTGGGTAAAATCGGTGCAAAAGGTACAACACTAATCGATACAATCCAAAATGGTGAAGCGCAAGTAGTCGTGAATACACTAACTAAAGGTAAACAACCTGCACGTGATGGATTCCGAATCCGTCGTGAATCAGTAGAAAATGGCGTGCCATGTTTAACATCACTAGATACGGCTGCCGCACTGATTAGCGTAATTGAATCGATGACATTTACAGCAGAAGAAATGCCAAAAGCGGAGGTAGTTCATTAATGATTCGACAAGAACGAATGACGGTCGTTCGACAAGTGGAAATTGCACATCATATATATGAACTAGTATTACAAGGAGAAATTGTTCAGGATATGAATCCTGGACAATTTGTTCATGTTCGCGTATCTGATTCGTTTGAACCGTTATTAAGACGTCCTATAAGTATTGCATCAATAGATCGTGAAGCGAGTGAGTGTACGATTATCTATCGTGCTGAAGGTCGTGGAACGCAAATTTTATCACAAAAACAAGTTGGCGATCAGGTTGATGTGCTTGGTCCATTAGGCAATGGGTTCTCTGCGGATGCAGCTCCTGAAGGCGGAACTGCACTTCTCGTGGGTGGAGGAATCGGAGTACCACCACTTTATGAGTTATCAAAGCAATTAAATGCACGTGGCGTTCGTACAATTCATGTATTTGGATTTGCAACAGAAAATGTAACATTTTATGAAGAACAATTTTCTGCATTAGGGGAAACACATTTTGTTACAGTTGATGGAACAAAGGGAACGAAAGGTTTTGTAACAGATTTACTTGAAGAGTTACAACCAGAGTTCGACGTGTTCTATTCATGTGGACCGCTACCAATGTTAAGAGCGCTTGAACAATTTTATCCTGAAAAACCTGGATTTCTATCGTTTGAAGAACGTATGGGCTGTGGCATAGGTGCATGTTTCGCATGTATTTGCAAAACAACAGAGAACACTGAAAAGGATTATGTAAAAGTTTGCTCTGATGGTCCAGTATTCCCGAAAGGAGTGGTGGAACTATGAGTCGAATCAATGTCGAGCTTCCAGGATTAGATTTAAAAAACCCAATTATGCCAGCATCAGGCTGCTTTGGCTTTGGCCGAGAATATGCGCAGCTTTATGATTTATCAGTGCTTGGGTCAATCATGATTAAAGCGACAACAGTTGAAACACGTTTGGGAAATCCAACTCCACGTGTGGCAGAAACTCCAGCAGGTATGTTAAATGCAATCGGTTTACAAAATCCAGGACTTGAAAAAGTAATGAAGCAAGAGCTTCCGTTCCTTGAAAAATATGATGTTCCGATTATTGCTAACGTAGCAGGTACTTTAACTGAAGATTACGTACAAGTGGCTGAAAGCATTTCAACAGCTCCGAACGTAAAAGCATTAGAACTAAATATTTCATGTCCGAATGTAAAGCACGGGGGAATCACTTTCGGTACAGATCCTGTCATTGCTCGCGAATTAGTCGAAGCAGTTAAGGCTGTTTCGAAAGTGCCAGTTTATGTAAAGTTATCACCAAATGTAACGGATATCGTTGAAATTGCAAAAGCGGTTGAAGCAGGCGGTGCAGACGGAATTACCATGATCAATACATTAGTTGGTATGCGTTTAGATGAGCGCACAGGGAAACCGGTTATTGCCAATGGAACAGGCGGTCTTTCAGGCCCAGCCGTAAAACCTGTTGCCATTCGCATGGTTTATGAAGTATATAAAGCAGTCAATATTCCGATTATCGGGATGGGTGGCGTGACAAATGCGCAAGACGTGATTGATTTCATGTCTGCAGGTGCATCGGCTGTGGCAGTTGGAACAGCAAACTTCGTAGATCCTTTCGTATGTCCAAACATTATTGAAGCTCTTCCTGCAAAATTAGAGGAGCTAGGTGTGAAGCAGATTAAAGAAATCATCGGAAGGAGCCACCGCTAATGAGTAACAAGCCAATCATTGCCCTAGACTTTCCAGGTGAAAAAGAAGTATTTACTTTTTTGAATCATTTTGATGAACCACTATTTGTAAAAATCGGGATGGAGCTTTATTATCAAGAAGGCCCTTCAATCATCGAAAAAGTGAAAGAGGCGGGTCACGAAATTTTCTTAGACTTAAAGTTGCATGATATTCCAAACACAGTAAAGTCTGCAATGAATCGCCTAGCAGGTTTAGGTGTGGACTTAGTTAACGTTCATGCAGCTGGTGGACGAGCAATGATGGAAGGGGCACTTGAAGGTCTTGAGGCAGGTACACCTGCAGGTAAAACGCGCCCTTCATTAATTGCAGTTACACAACTTACATCAACAACAGAAGAACAAATGCAATTAGAACAAAAAATTAATTTATCACTATTAGGATCAGTCTTACATTACGCAGAACTTACGAAACACGCAGGATTAGATGGTGTTGTTTGCTCAGTACATGAAGCTGCTGCCATTCGTGATTTATGTGGTGAGTATTTCCTACGTGTGACACCAGGGATTCGCTTAGCTGGTGGGGAAGCACACGACCAAAAACGGATTGCAACGCCAGATGGTGCCAAAAAAGATGGCTCTTCATTAATTGTCGTAGGAAGAGCGATTACAGGTGCGCAGGATCCAGTTTCAGCATATCGAAATGTTAGCAAATTATGGGGGGAATAACATCATGACATTACAAAAAGAAATCGCAAAAGCAATGTTACAAGTTGGAGCGGTTGAATTAAATCCAACTGACTTATTTACTTGGGCTTCAGGAATTAAATCACCAATTTACTGTGATACTCGCTTGACTATTTCAGATCCAATCATTCGTAAACAACTTGCAAATGGGTTAGCTCAAAACATAAAAGAATTCTTCCCAGATACAGAAGTAGTAGCCGGAACAGCAACTGCTGGAATCCCACATGCTGCTTGGGTAGCTGATCTTTTAGAATTACCAATGGTTTATGTACGCTCAAAAGCAAAAGAACACGGCCGTGGTAATCAAATCGAAGGTAAAATTAGCGCTGGACAAAAAGTAGTTGTGGTGGAGGATATCGTTTCAACAGGTGGCTCATCAATCACTGCTGTTGAAGCATTACGTGCAGCAGGCTGTGAAGTAGTAGGTGTCGTTTGCGTTTATACATATAACCTACCACGTGCAGAACAAGCATTTGATGATGCAGGCGTTAAATATGTAAGCTTAACAAACTTTGATTATTTAATTGAAGCTGCAACAGAAACAGGCGCAATCACAGAAGAAAACATTCCGTTCTTGAAGGACTGGCACGCGAAGCTTAAGGCGGGGGAATTGTAAGTTTCTGGGAAATAATATAACGTTGTAGACACTCTATCCCAAGTTAGAGCTGTGGCGAAAGCAGAGCGTCAGCCACACTGCGGATCTTAAAGCATGTAGATTATAATAATCTCAAGAAAAATGGCTCTAAAGTGTAGAGAGAACTATATACTAGGGTAGAGCTACGAAGAGAAAGCTCTTAGGATTAAAAGCTATGGAATTGCTTAATTCCATAGCTTTTTTAATGTGAACGAAGACTAATTTTGTGGATTGAAGAGGAGGGGCAATTTTGTAGATTATATAAGGAAGTTCTCATAGACTTGATGAAGCGGATTTTGGATGAGTTTTTAAAGAGTTTTCCTTTTCATAGGCATGATGAAGGGGATTT
Coding sequences:
- the carB gene encoding carbamoyl-phosphate synthase large subunit — protein: MPKRTDIETILVIGSGPIVIGQAAEFDYAGTQACLSLKEEGYRVILINSNPATIMTDTEIADKVYLEPITLEFVSRILRKERPDAILPTLGGQTGLNMAIELDNSGILDELGIEILGTKLDAINKAEDRDLFRNLMYELGAPVPESDIIHNLDEAKAFVQRIGYPVIVRPAFTLGGTGGGICNNDQELEEIVTSGLKYSPVTQCLLEKSIAGYKEIEYEVMRDSKDNAIVVCNMENFDPVGIHTGDSIVVAPSQTLSDREYQMLRNISLDIIRALKIEGGCNVQLALDPYSFNYYVIEVNPRVSRSSALASKATGYPIAKLAAKIAVGLTLDEIKNPVTGSTYADFEPALDYIVAKIPRWPFDKFESAKRNLGTQMKATGEVMALGRTFEESILKAVRSLETGHIHIDLKNAEENSDNWIEKRIRKAGDERLFFIGEALRRGVTVEKIHEWSQIDLWFLNKLQNIVNMETTLAENKNDTDVLYKAKRMGFADQKIAELWETKPEEIYALRKEQGIVPVYKMVDTCAAEFESETPYFYSTYEEENESVVTDKPSVVVLGSGPIRIGQGVEFDYATVHSVWAIQEAGYEAIIINSNPETVSTDFSISDKLYFEPLTIEDVMNIIDLEKPVGVVVQFGGQTAINLADKLAANGVKILGTSLEDIDRAENRDKFERALHEIEIPQPQGDTAVSTDEALEIGRKLGFPVLVRPSYVLGGRAMEIVYNEDELKHYMENAVEASPDHPVLVDRYLTGQEIEVDAICDGENVLIPGIMEHIERAGVHSGDSISVYPPQTLTQTQIDTIVDYTTRLAKGLKIVGLMNIQYVISNGEVYVIEVNPRSSRTVPFLSKITNIPMANIATKAILGQSIVEQGYPTGLAQEQKGVFVKVPVFSFAKLRRVDITLGPEMKSTGEVMGKDATLEKALYKGLVAAGMEIKTHGTVLFTVSDKDKEEAISLAKRFSTVGYRIMATEGTAKAFEQAGIRTDVVGKIGAKGTTLIDTIQNGEAQVVVNTLTKGKQPARDGFRIRRESVENGVPCLTSLDTAAALISVIESMTFTAEEMPKAEVVH
- a CDS encoding dihydroorotate dehydrogenase electron transfer subunit; this translates as MIRQERMTVVRQVEIAHHIYELVLQGEIVQDMNPGQFVHVRVSDSFEPLLRRPISIASIDREASECTIIYRAEGRGTQILSQKQVGDQVDVLGPLGNGFSADAAPEGGTALLVGGGIGVPPLYELSKQLNARGVRTIHVFGFATENVTFYEEQFSALGETHFVTVDGTKGTKGFVTDLLEELQPEFDVFYSCGPLPMLRALEQFYPEKPGFLSFEERMGCGIGACFACICKTTENTEKDYVKVCSDGPVFPKGVVEL
- a CDS encoding dihydroorotate dehydrogenase, which produces MSRINVELPGLDLKNPIMPASGCFGFGREYAQLYDLSVLGSIMIKATTVETRLGNPTPRVAETPAGMLNAIGLQNPGLEKVMKQELPFLEKYDVPIIANVAGTLTEDYVQVAESISTAPNVKALELNISCPNVKHGGITFGTDPVIARELVEAVKAVSKVPVYVKLSPNVTDIVEIAKAVEAGGADGITMINTLVGMRLDERTGKPVIANGTGGLSGPAVKPVAIRMVYEVYKAVNIPIIGMGGVTNAQDVIDFMSAGASAVAVGTANFVDPFVCPNIIEALPAKLEELGVKQIKEIIGRSHR
- the pyrF gene encoding orotidine-5'-phosphate decarboxylase; its protein translation is MSNKPIIALDFPGEKEVFTFLNHFDEPLFVKIGMELYYQEGPSIIEKVKEAGHEIFLDLKLHDIPNTVKSAMNRLAGLGVDLVNVHAAGGRAMMEGALEGLEAGTPAGKTRPSLIAVTQLTSTTEEQMQLEQKINLSLLGSVLHYAELTKHAGLDGVVCSVHEAAAIRDLCGEYFLRVTPGIRLAGGEAHDQKRIATPDGAKKDGSSLIVVGRAITGAQDPVSAYRNVSKLWGE
- the pyrE gene encoding orotate phosphoribosyltransferase, whose translation is MTLQKEIAKAMLQVGAVELNPTDLFTWASGIKSPIYCDTRLTISDPIIRKQLANGLAQNIKEFFPDTEVVAGTATAGIPHAAWVADLLELPMVYVRSKAKEHGRGNQIEGKISAGQKVVVVEDIVSTGGSSITAVEALRAAGCEVVGVVCVYTYNLPRAEQAFDDAGVKYVSLTNFDYLIEAATETGAITEENIPFLKDWHAKLKAGEL